The genome window AATGGAGGGAACAGAAGGGAACACACACCCATCCTCTACACATGGGAGTCACAGGTGCTATTCAGGGGACCTTCCATTTCTCATCTAATTCTCAGATCTCGAAATCTCTAAGTATGATCATCTTGTTTTAGATCCCAAAGAATACAGACAGTATCAGATAATCTGGCGGTTATACTGCATGGAAGAGGCCAAGGTGGAGTTCAGTATCAGGTCTGACTCTGGCCGTGACCTTCCCACCCCTAGTCTGCCTCCCGCTAACAAAGCTGTCTATTCTCTTTGAAGTCTGCTACTTCAAAGGGGTCTTGAGTCTTACTCAAGCTGCCGTTGGAGGAAAAGGATATATATTCCCGGAGAAGTATGCTCCAACTAGGAAGTGTTTTCCAACAGCAACAATGTCCTATATATGAGTTAGGCAAATACAGTGCCAAGATTTACCTTCATTCACCACTAGTGATACTATATGTTACGACACATGACTAATCCTTTCTTATGGGAAACTGGGTTGAAAATTCTAAATAGTTAAATTACACATTTCGATTTCAAGCTGGACAAGCACTGAGAGGTATGATCAAAAGACTCTGCTCATAACACGGGGCCGGAGGGTACTCATGTAACATAATTTAAAACTATTGCTGGGAACTGGCACACAAGTGATTCCAGATCTTCACTAGTCAGTGCTTCACCTGCAGCAAACACTCTTCCCTTACCAAGCTGTAATCTCAGATTATTCAAAACAGGGTTTGCCTAGTATACAACTAGAGATAATCTTAAACAGCAGACTTCCAAACAATGTGTAATAATGATGAATTATGCAATATGCCATGAGTTTACTCTGCCTTACAGCGCTCAACATTGAAGCACATCATGTTAAGGTGGAGACTTTGCATTTTTTAGTTATCACAGCATTCTAAACCAGTTAATcacataacaaaaagaaaaagattgcctgaccaggcagtggcgcagtggatacagcgttgaactgggatgcggaagacccaggttcgagaccctgaggtcaccagcttgagcgcgggctcatctggtttgagcaaagctcaccagcttgagcccaaggtcgctggcttgagcaaggggttactcggtctgctgaaggcccgtggtcaaggcacatatgagaaagcaatcaatgaacaactaaggtgtcgcgacgaaaaactgattgatgcttctcatctttctctattcctgtctgtctgtccctatctatccctctctctgactctgtctctgtaaataaaaagaaaaaaaaaagaaaaagatcgaCCAGTCAGATTTCAGCAACCTAGAAACACTCCCAAGTCAGAGAGACCAGAGTAAGGTCACACTGCCATGTAATTTAAAGCAAAGCTGACTGGTGTGATGCCCACACGTCCCTTCCAGAAACACACCACATAAACGCTTCTACCTCTAAGTACTTACTGCTCCTGGATGCTCAGCCAAAGGTGCAATGCTGGGAACTGAAGGGCCTTCAGACTCTTGGGGAacagtttgctttttttaaaagaataaatgagatagTACAGATGTAACAGAACACACAAACAGGAAATGGATGAGGCCATGGGGAGCTGCAGGAAAAGTTCCGTGTTCCCTGAAATACTCACCTTGCCCTCATCCATCGCCTTGGACGGGGAAGAGCTACATGGGCTGCTGTTCCTCATGGGAGCAGGGCCAGCgcctgggtctgctgaaggccagagGACTGAGTTAGATTCATCTGACTTACATGCTCTGATGAATATGAAAAACGCCTCTACCCATGGCCACCATGATGCTCGATTCGGAACACACTCGGGTCCTACTAGAGGGTCTCCAGATGCCTCCAATGACAACTGGAGACCAGGTGGAGGCCCGTCACTAaaccttgagaaagaaagaacagcccTTCGGTGGATTTTCAGAGGAATAACCCAATTGTGGACGGTTCAGGGTTCAACATTGAAAACAGGTCCCCAAAACTTATGAGGGGAAATAATTACACACAGACCTAAAGAATTATAAGGAGGGCTCTGTTCAATGAAAGCATGGGAACAGACCCTGCATGTGAAGAGCTCTGTTGGGTCCACGCCCCAGGTCCAATGCCACTGTACTGGCTGCTCTGCCTCAGTTTATAGGTAATGACGTTCATATCTTACCAAGTTCACAGGCATATTTATGAATAGGAATATACTTAGAGCACTTCATATTATAATAAGCAATGGCTGTACGCTCCATCAATTTTAAAGACTTCAGGCTACTTTTATAGTATTCAAGAAAGGAATAGCATTAAAACTTAATTGTAAGATAAAAGCTTATACATCatggtaaaaaaataagaaatcagcaaaaacaataaatatgtacgtttacttatatataaatatattttacatatttatacataataaataatattacaataaTAAGCAGATGATTTCTGTTAAAGCAGATCTTATAGTAGACTACTTGaaatactaagaaaaattaagaaattttcttCTCTACGTTGGAGAGGCCCAAGTTCTAAAATGTTTGCAATAGAATTctcaaataaaaggagaaaaaactggAACAGTCTACAGGTAACATATGAATGCTCACCATATTCACTTCTGGGCACCTCTCTCCGACTGAGCGTAGCAGAGAGTGGTCTTGCAGGTGGGTCCCTTGGTGGTGGGGAGCATTCTCCGCCACTTACTGGCGACAGGCCAAAGGACCCATTCTGGCTCAGGGGACCTGTGGGGGACAGTCCACTGTTATCACTCTCGGGCCCCCTTTCTTTTCTGTAGTGTAAGTTCTTGGGATTATTTCTAGGGTATCATTACTTttacacacagaaataaaaagtaaactacaCAATCTGCACCAAAATACAGATCGCTGCCCTTTGGAAGTGCTCCCTACCTCTTCGCGGCGGGTTTTGTGTGTTGGGTCTTCCTGGCATTGGTTTTATAATCACAGGTTCTTGCAGCATTGCCATCTTTTGGGTTAATTCCAACAATCTtgaatagagagaaaaaatggatttaaatatgaaatagaaaattcTTAGGCAATAACACACCGCACAGCCCTAAAAAACTCTAAAACGCactgaaaaaaaataggtatcaatAAAGTCACATACTTGTGTCTCAAGTTGgctgcttcccttttctcttcagcCATAGCTCTCTCTGCAGCACGAGCTTTGAGCTATTGGAGGGAAAAAATATCCCAATTCAGTTGTGGTAgactgcacaaaaaaaaaaataaagggaaaaaaatcttacccAGTTTTCGTGAGCTTTCTTTTCATTAGcagaaatctgaaaaaaacaacacatcacAAAACATTCAGGGATTCATTATAATAGTCTGTGTGAGACCCCTAAGAATTCTGCAGCTGGAGGGAGCATAATATACCTGGTTCTTAAAGGAGCGCTCTGTTTTCTGTAATTCTTCCTCCAATTCCTCAATCCGCCACCTAAGAAGTACACTTCCTTTTATCAATGAAGCACTACTGAATAAAACCTTAAACAATTTCACCATGTTCCCGTTACGCTGACTGTACCTTTAGAGACTTTATCCATAACACAGACATGTATTTTACACGGTTACAGTAAGAGTACAATTTGGTCAAAACTGATTCTACatcatttccttctttattcaATGGCTGGAGATTCTGAGTTGACATAATTTCTTTAACTGTCCTTCCATATATTCTCAACTAAGCCTGCTATGAATATCTTCCTCCATGaagctttttcttcctttaattatagcCACAGAAAATTTCCCAGAACTATGAGTACCGGGTCCATCAAAGGCACAATCATTTTAATGGTTTCTGAGACACATGAGAGCAAACTGCTCTCCTAAAACAATGACTCCACCACATAAAACCACCCAGAATTGTTGGCATGGCCAAGGAAGTCCCCTTACAGTCTTGCCAATGTTGGGTGTTGGaaaattcttttcctttgttaacttgaaattgatttttttcatgtgtgaATTGAACGTATTCATGTTCTCTATTATTTATGTTTCTGTGCTATTTTGTTCTACAAActgtaaaaatgttttgtttttttaagccaaCTGTAGTTTCAGGCCACAGAGGCTGAACTCACTTGTAGGTTTTTATCTCCTCTGCCGCTGAAACTGCCTTCTCGTCTGCGGCCAACAGCCGCTGCTCCCTCTCCTGCCGTTCATATTCTTCTTGGCTCAGCTTCCTAAGAGCAAGTCAGTTGTCAAGTGAGAGTATCTCTTCCCACCCAGCTGCCCTCTGACGCCTCCATTCAGACGTTACTGCTTCCATTCTCTCCCCAACACACAGACATCCAAACAAATCCAGAGCAAGGGAGTCTCTAGCCTTTTAAGAGCAAATCACCTGCATTTTCTAACTTCTCATAATTCTCtacttattaataaataaaacaaatatatgtataaaaaccaCTATGTGGCCCATGGGCAATGTTCTTATGCTAGAGACTAGGAAAGCTTATTTTACTTCCATGTGGGAAGCCAGACTAATTGATATAATACAGTTAAGCTTATTAGGATAATAAAGCAAGGGATAATCCTGTTATATCTAATGTGGGAAGACCTATAATTACTTTTCTTAGTTCTATCATGGAAAGACTCAATTCAAGACGGTACCATGATAAAGACAGTCTGCTGAAGAAAGATTCCTTTAAaacgggtagtcaacctttttatacctaccgcccacttttgtatctttgttagtagtaaaattttctaaccgcccactggttccacagtaatggtgatttataaagtagggaagtaactttactttataaaatttataaagcagagttacagcaagttagagcatataataataactacttaccaagtactttatgtcagattttcgctatttggcagaataaatctttataaaacaacttactatagttaaatctatctttttatactttagttgctccgctactgcccaccatgaaagctggaatgcccagtagtgggcggtagggaccaggttgactaccactgctttaaaacaTGTCTTGTCtcacctgactgggtggtggcgcagtggatagagtgtcgaactgggatgtggaggacccaggttagagaccccgaggttgccagcttgagcgcaggctcatctggtttgagcaaggctcagcagcttgagcccaaccaaggtcgttggctcgagcaagggggtcacttggtctgctgtagcccccggtcaaggcacatatgagaaatctatcaatgaacaactaaggagccctaatgaagaattgatgtttctcatgtctctcccttcccgtctgtctgtccctatctgtccctctctctgactctgtctctgccacacacacacaaaaaaagtcttgTCTCTATGCAATTAACCACAGAATACTTCCACACTTCAGATCCAGTATGTCCACTTCCAATTTCAATGGAGTTGTGACgggaaagagaaaaacctaaGGACTGGCCATGTctgttgaattaaaaaaagaatccactTTCCCATAATCAGCGTACTATCTACTGAACTGGTTGGTCTTAGCTTGTCAACCTACTGTAACAGAACAACAGCTGCAACATTTAATGGTTTAAAACTGCTACTTTCTTGCTCTTGGACCTCTTTGCACAGTTAGGATTTAAAAGATGCTTAACTTGAAACTTAACTTTCTATGAATCAGAAGCAAAATGAGAGAAGAGCTATAGTAAAAAGGGTTAATAACACCAAACAGAAAAGGGTTTAGGTGTTTATAACTGCCCATTCAATACTTCAGCAAGCATTTTATGAGTGGCTATAATATACTGGTTACCTAGTAACATGCTAAGATTAATGTATGGGCAAATACTATTATCATGTACAATCTCTTCCACTCAATCGAAACTGACGGGCACTCTGCAAGACTGTGATcaaaatctaaaaagcaaaatggaCCCACCAGGTATCCACATTATGGAATTAGCACATAGACTTTGAAATCATTGTGCCTTATATATTTAAGGAAGTAAATGTTGAAAGTGTGACTTTTGGCAGAAGAATAGTCACTTATAGGACTGAAGCATGGTAAATGAAATGAAGAACTCAGATTTTAGCAGCAGCTCTGATGACTGAAGAGAGATTTTGACACTGCTGGAAGATGGGTCAGGAAAAAATAATCCAGAATAAAGCAAAGAGGGAAGAACATCGGAGACAAGAGaggaaatgaaaatgtttaaatggtATCTCAGAAGATGAGACTCTGACAGAATCAGTACACAAAAAGGGCCCCAAAATTCAAGAGGTGCTGATGACCCCCAGCAGCATTAATGGCAAACAGCAGAAAAATGGAGTCAAAATAAAGACACAAGATAAACAGAGGAAGAAACCTTTCGCTAAAAGCTGTTCTTCAAGTAGAACGAAGTGACCCCGGTGCAAAAGTGAAGAGCAGAACTGGATGAGAACTACAGAAGCGACAAGCACGTGCCAATCGCATGGCTACTGGCCGGGCAGCCCTGTGACAGGCAATAAAAATGCCTTGTGGGGTTTAGGAATAATTAAGAtttatatgtgtattatatacagagaattagaatattttactacaacAGCACCTAAATACAGAGGGAGCTGAAACATAGAAAGaggtaaatttattcatttatgtcaGACAGTATAAGTGCAGGATACCTGTTGTGGGCTTAATGTGTAATTGCATGAAGACACATAAAGCCACCTATAAATAACAAACTTAATCAACGGCAAACCAAAATTATTAACCATATTCGAACAattcaaaaggaaaggaaaagggagacagaACAGGCTGTCTGATAGCAAGCAAATACCAATAGGTAGATTTAAacctaaataaacatttaagagTCACATTAGAAAAAAACGAGACTGCCCCCAGGCTCTTGGCTACCTACCTATTTATTTACAGGTAGATCTTATGGAACATAAACAGGTGACTGGGCAGAAGATTGCTACATTAAATAATGTGAAAGGCCACTTTTAGTGCAGAGAAGTGGCACATGCAATGACAGAGGCACAGGGGACATTTTATTTCAGTGGGGCTGCAGGGCGTGCACCTGGAGAGGCAGCCCAGGACTACTGCGGGGACCCCCGTGTGCCTGCTGAGGAGTCTGGGATTGATCCCGAAGGAAACAGAGCAGCCCCAGTGGATTTTAAGCACGCGATTACACGGATAGATGTGTAGTTTAGAAAGTTCACTCTGGCGACTGTGGAGAAAATCAATCCAAGTTTGGAAGAAGGGGTACAAACCAGGGAAACCGGAGAGAGGCACTTGGACAGGGCCTGGCACAAAGATGGCACGGGTCAGAGGGAACACGGTGACCTTGGAGATGGCAAGCAGGGTACAAACCAGACGTGGtgactgaggaactgaacagactgATGCAGCAGTGACTgtgacataaagaaaaacaatgctgcctgcccaggcggtggcgcagtggatagagcgtcaaactgggatgctgaggacccaggttcgagaccccgaggtcgccagcttgagcgtgggctcatctggtttgagcaaaagctcaccagcttggacccaaggttgctggctcaagcaaggggttactcggtctgcttaaggcccgtggtcagggcacatatgagaaagcaatcaatgaacaactatggtgtcgcaatgtgcaatgaaaaactaatgattgatgcttttcatctcaccattcctgtctgtctgtccctgtctatccctcactctgactctctctgtaaaaaaaacaacaacaaaacaaaaagcaatgccATTCAGGTGACCCAGATTATTGTTATTGGCAGATAAGtgctctttaaaaatacaaaggtaataaaatgagaaatatttctCTCAAGCAGATCAGGTATTTGGAGCTAGCTTGaacaaaatttggaaaatttaagCTAATTGCTTGGTAAGCAAAGAATTTTGGTTTCAAAGTTTAATGGCATCAGGCAATAATAACCACCGaagcatttaaaaagattaattttgccctggccggttggctaagcggtagagcgacaacctggtgtgcaggggacccgggttcgattcccagccagggcacttaggagaagtacccatttgcttctccacccccaccccctccttcctctctgtctctctcttcccctcccacagcgaggctccattggagcaaagatggcccgggcgctggggatggctccttggcctctgccccaggcgctagagtggctctggtcgcggcagagcgacacccggaggggcagaacattgccccctggtgggcagagcttcgcccgtggtgggcgtgccgggtggatcccggtcgggcgcatgcgggagtctgtctgactgtctctccccgtttccagcttcagaaaaatacaaaaaaaaaaaaaaaaagatagaaaaaaaaataaaaagattaattttgCTTATTAGCAAGATAAGCCTTCCCACACACAGTCAGTTATGCCAAAGAGTAAAAATATAGCAGCAAACACAAGCAACAACCACTActaataatctattttttttttagagaactcGGGTACTTCTGTGGAAGAAAAAGCTTAAAACGATCCCTAACTCCAAATCTGAGATGTATATTTCAGAATATACAAACCaaacaggtatttttattttaaaactctcaacatcCTTGGCACAATTACGTTATATAACGTTTAGTGTGAGTATCTGACAACATGAAGTCCAAAACTTAAATCTTCAATAACTAAATATCCCTTTTGCagtatttattttactaaaaatcaTGTCATATAAATCACTCAGAATTTTTAAAGGCTATAGAAAGGGTTAGGatctgccaaaaaaagaaaagaaaaagcacttcCACAGCAGTAACTGTCAGCACTGATAAACCACACCCCCCAAATAAATTTCAGGCAACAGTTTCCCTCAACTGGTTAGAATAGGAAGAAAGATACAAGTTACGGAAAATGGGGTCGGAAGGGAAAAAGGCAACTCTATGCTAATTATAGATGGAAAAACtgttactctttaaaaaaaagacaaggttaTCTATACTAGAACACACATTTAGTTAAATGACACCATAGGGACAAGGACCCTGCCATCTCACTTCTGCAGCGCCATCTCCTTCTGCTGGTACAGCTCATTCAGAATCTCCACCTTCTGCTTCAGTGTCTTGTTTTCGTCCTCCAGCGCTGCTCTGGCAGACTGCAGTGAGCTACGATCCTCCTCTAACTTCTTTATTTGCTCTGTAAAAGGGTCAGACGTCAGAGCTGTGCATGCGTGCAAGGACTTGAGACCTTGCGGGGGCAGTGCGAAGACGGAGGAAGAGACCTGGAAACAGGAAgccattctttctctttccaggATATGGTAACCTACCTTCCAGGTCACTCTTTAGAGACATTGAGGCTCTCAGCTTAAACTGTAAAAGTTTTAGATCCTCTTCAACTACCGACATTTCTGTTTGTGTCTAAAAAGTGCAGCAGAGAGAAGTGGTCTTAAAGCGAGGCTATGAGAATTCACAGGCATTGACAGTACTCTGTTCTACACAAAGGGTTATACCCGAGAGACGTCCATCATCTGCTTGATTTGATTCTTCACCTTCTCACTTCGGTCACCTAAAACACAAAAGGTTTTCATTACTTTTTCCTCAcgtgctttttaacattttcttgatTTCCCCCAAACTAAACAATTGCCCTGTTTAAACatgcaaagtaaaaacaaatgaacCAACAGAAATGATTAAGCAACTTAACTTTTAAGAAAATCGCAAACCTATATTCAAAAGTGAAAGTACAATGAAAATGTGcaataaaagtgttattttatttatgtcgTTTGTAAGCAAGGATGTAGATATGAGGCAAAGCTCTTCTCTCACATCTACCTGGTCAAGTATCTTATTTAGAATGACTCACTCCTCTGTTTTCACCCCAGAATCTGCTACCAGATGGGACTGAAAATGCCTACTGTGCAAGCAATATCCAACTTGGGAAACAGTTTTAGAAGCATCTCATCAGGAAACATGCTGGCTTTAGGTTCCGTTCTCATGACCCTAGTTAAGTGTCTGGCTGCCACCATGTCACTACTCTGAAAAGTGGCTGTGGGGCCTTAAAACCAGAGCTACAGATGATGAGCACTACATTCAAACATCATCTCCATGAAGGTGAGAAAAAAGTTTCTCAGACTGAGCAGCTCCAGAGCACCCATCTAGTTCTAGTGGGATGGAAAGTGGAATGAGTGTTCACGGTGTGCCCACTGTTCCACGACAGCCCAGCAAGCCACCTCTGCCCAACGCACAGAGACACATACAAATCCAGTCACGTGCATCCACCCCTCTAAAGCTTAAGAGGAAATCCAGTTAGCCAAAAAGGAGCCCCAGTGTGTACTTAAAGACAGGAAGGCAAAAAGAGGACCAACCTCCCCGAAACTCATCTTACCTCCCACTTCCCCGTTTGCTAATTCATCTGACTCATTCCCTCCTCTACTTTGGTGCTCAGAGTCACAATCCAACCGATTCAGCTGCGTGATGCAATTACTCAAAGcctagaaaagcagcaaaagagtATTAGAAAGAACCTCTCAGTTTGAATTAAGCAGGTTGCTTAGGAAGTCACAAGAATAAGCATGTGTTCAAGAGAGTGAACTCACACTGATGTTGTCATCTTTTTGAGTGAGAGCTACTTCCAAATCTTTCTGAGACTTCTCAAATGACCTGATTTGCTCACTGAGCTCAGCATGTGATTTTGTCCAGTCTTTGATTTCCTGCTGCAACTGAAAGTTAAAACACGTGAATTCCCAAAATTAGGGCATTTGCACTGGAGACATGGGTACTGTTTGAATGAGGTGGGTTAGTACAGAGCCAGGCTCCTACTGGGTCTGTCACGATGGGCTAAGGCTTTGGTTGAGGGTGAAGGGAGACTGGCTCCAACCTCAAAATTACAGTGAGAACAGAGGCTGTCAAAAGAGTTGATCCAGTTTACTGTATCCTTCAGAAAATTCCAGCCCATCCAATAACTGACTCCCAGTAGGAATAGTAGAGCACAATTTCAGTCTCCCAGATTCTAATATGTAATAGTCTTGCCTCTGGTCACTGAAGTAGTAACTGCTTAAAccgtttttttttagtttaagaaGCAACTCCATTACCCCCTTGAGGCTCTTCAGGTTAATGatgggttagagcaggggtccccaaactttttacacagggggccagttcactgtccctcagaccgttggagggccagactataaaaaaaactatgaacaaatccctatgcacactgcacatatcttattttaaagtaaaaaaaacaaaacgggaacaaatacaatatttaaaataaagaacaagtaaatttaaatcaacaaactgaccagtatttcaatgggaactatgggcctgcttttagctaatgagatggtcaatgtgctcctctcactgactaccaatgaaagaggtgccccttccagaagtgcggcgggggccggataaatggcctcaggaggccgcatgcggcccgcgggctatagtttggggacccctgggttagaatcTGACAGGACAGACTCAACATTGTGCTAGCTGTAAGAAATTGTACAGAACAGAAAATCAGAACAGATGGAGGACGTACACATGTACCCAATTTGGGGAGCACAGTTTAAACTTTGCATAGCTAAGAATAGAATCCTGCATACATATTCATTTCCTTAAAAACAGAGCTGAAAAAGGATCATAAGGAAGTAATGATGTTCGGTTCTCTAGTTTCCACGATCGATGATGTTAACTTTTACTTACCtggtctctcttcttctttagccTCGCATTCTCTTCCTGAACCCGATGGCAATCAGACTTGACCTTCTCTTCACTGAGTTTAGCTTCATTAAGGGCAATCTGAACCTAGTGCAAAAACACTCCTATTAGTGAATTAATtccaaagaaaagcaacaaaaagaaTTACACTTTCCCAATTGGACATTAGATAGtttgggttttgtgttttttttttgcctattctAGCAGCACATATATTTTGTTCACCCGATAAAACTAAGACATCGTATTAATATCTTGCAGGACTTGT of Saccopteryx bilineata isolate mSacBil1 chromosome 1, mSacBil1_pri_phased_curated, whole genome shotgun sequence contains these proteins:
- the MIA3 gene encoding transport and Golgi organization protein 1 homolog isoform X5, which gives rise to MDPVPATVPSVSSSPGDSELLGPLSVLYAALIAKLLELLSTLPGDVQPGPDFYGLPWKPVLITAFLGIISFVIFFWRTILVVKSHVYQVTEQQISEKLKILKKENADLAQKLSNYEQKIKESKKHVQETKKQNMILSDEAVKFKDKIKELEEAKEKLNDNAKNLRLMLESEREQNAKKEDLILENTIALENLKEVIAMNASELSEVQIALNEAKLSEEKVKSDCHRVQEENARLKKKRDQLQQEIKDWTKSHAELSEQIRSFEKSQKDLEVALTQKDDNISALSNCITQLNRLDCDSEHQSRGGNESDELANGEVGGDRSEKVKNQIKQMMDVSRTQTEMSVVEEDLKLLQFKLRASMSLKSDLEEQIKKLEEDRSSLQSARAALEDENKTLKQKVEILNELYQQKEMALQKKLSQEEYERQEREQRLLAADEKAVSAAEEIKTYKWRIEELEEELQKTERSFKNQISANEKKAHENWLKARAAERAMAEEKREAANLRHKLLELTQKMAMLQEPVIIKPMPGRPNTQNPPRRGPLSQNGSFGLSPVSGGECSPPPRDPPARPLSATLSRREVPRSEYADPGAGPAPMRNSSPCSSSPSKAMDEGKQTVPQESEGPSVPSIAPLAEHPGAVNMAAEGHPPFPGVSHMSSSMGGPVPPPIHYGPPPPLCGPFAPRPFPPPFGPGMRPPLGIREYAPGVPPGKRDVPFDPRGFVPGPHFRPLGPPGPREYFIPGPRLPPLSHGPQDYPSPAARDLLPSGSREEPPTGSQSPSQDSSQALKQSP
- the MIA3 gene encoding transport and Golgi organization protein 1 homolog isoform X6, which codes for MDPVPATVPSVSSSPGDSELLGPLSVLYAALIAKLLELLSTLPGDVQPGPDFYGLPWKPVLITAFLGIISFVIFFWRTILVVKSHVYQVTEQQISEKLKILKKENADLAQKLSNYEQKIKESKKHVQETKKQNMILSDEAVKFKDKIKELEEAKEKLNDNAKNLRLMLESEREQNAKKEDLILENTIALENLKEVIAMNASELSEVQIALNEAKLSEEKVKSDCHRVQEENARLKKKRDQLQQEIKDWTKSHAELSEQIRSFEKSQKDLEVALTQKDDNISALSNCITQLNRLDCDSEHQSRGGNESDELANGEVGGDRSEKVKNQIKQMMDVSRTQTEMSVVEEDLKLLQFKLRASMSLKSDLEEQIKKLEEDRSSLQSARAALEDENKTLKQKVEILNELYQQKEMALQKKLSQEEYERQEREQRLLAADEKAVSAAEEIKTYKWRIEELEEELQKTERSFKNQISANEKKAHENWLKARAAERAMAEEKREAANLRHKLLELTQKMAMLQEPVIIKPMPGRPNTQNPPRRGPLSQNGSFGLSPVSGGECSPPPRDPPARPLSATLSRREVPRSEYADPGAGPAPMRNSSPCSSSPSKAMDEGKVNMAAEGHPPFPGVSHMSSSMGGPVPPPIHYGPPPPLCGPFAPRPFPPPFGPGMRPPLGIREYAPGVPPGKRDVPFDPRGFVPGPHFRPLGPPGPREYFIPGPRLPPLSHGPQDYPSPAARDLLPSGSREEPPTGSQSPSQDSSQALKQSP